A window of the Phalacrocorax aristotelis chromosome 9, bGulAri2.1, whole genome shotgun sequence genome harbors these coding sequences:
- the LOC142061835 gene encoding signal recognition particle subunit SRP54 isoform X1, protein MVLADLGRKITSALRSLSNATIINEEVLNAMLKEVCTALLEADVNIKLVKQLRENVKSAIDLEEMASGLNKRKMIQHAVFKELVKLVDPGVKAWTPTKGKQNIIMFVGLQGSGKTTTCSKLAYFYQRKGWKTCLICADTYRAGAFDQLKQNATKARIPFYGSYTEMDPVIIASEGVEKFKNENFEIIIVDTSGRHKQEDSLFEEMLQVANAIQPDNIVYVMDASIGQACEAQAKAFKDKVDVASVIVTKLDGHAKGGGALSAVAATKSPIIFIGTGEHIDDFEPFKTQPFISKLLGMGDIEGLIDKVNELKLDDNEALIEKLKHGQFTLRDMYEQFQNIMKMGPFSQILGMIPGFGTDFMSKGNEQESMARLKKLMTIMDSMNDQELDSTDGAKVFSKQPGRIQRVARGSGVSTRDVQELLTQYTKFAQMVKKMGGIKGLFKGGDMSKNVNPSQLAKLNQQMAKMMDPRVLHHMGGMAGLQSMMRQFQQGAAGNMKGMMGFNNM, encoded by the exons ATGGTTCTAGCAgatcttggaagaaaaataacttcagcaTTACGCTCACTGAGCAACGCCACGATTATCAATGAAGAG gtTTTAAATGCTATGTTAAAAGAAGTATGTACAGCATTACTGGAAGCTGATGTTAATATTAAACTTGTGAAGCAACTCAGAGAAAATGTCAA GTCTGCAATTGACCTTGAAGAAATGGCATCTGGccttaacaaaagaaaaatgatacaGCATGCTGTCTTTAAGGAACTCGTTAAG CTTGTAGATCCTGGAGTCAAAGCATGGACACCtaccaaaggaaaacagaatattaTAATGTTCGTTGGTTTGCAGGGAAGTGGTAAAACAACAACCTGTTCAAAG TTAGCATACTTCTATCAGAGGAAAGGTTGGAAGACATGTTTAATATGTGCAGACACATACAGAGCAG GTGCTTTTGACCAGTTAAAGCAGAACGCCACGAAAGCAAGAATTCCCTTTTATGGGAG TTATACAGAAATGGATCCTGTAATTATTGCCTCAGAAGGTGTTGAGAAATTTAAGAATGAAAACTTCGAAATAATAATTGTTGATACAAGTGGACGTCACAAACAGGAAGACTCATTGTTTGAAGAGATGTTACAAGTTGCTAATGCCATA CAACCAGATAACATTGTGTATGTGATGGATGCTTCCATTGGCCAAGCTTGTGAAGCTCAAGCTAAAGCTTTCAAAGATAAAGTAGATGTAGCTTCTGTTATTGTTACTAAGCTTGATGGACATGCAAAAGGAGGTGGAGCTCTTAGTGC AGTTGCTGCCACAAAGAGTCCTATTATCTTTATTGGAACCGGTGAACACATAGATGACTTTGAACCCTTTAAAACACAGCCTTTCATCAGCAAACTGCTTG GTATGGGTGATATTGAAGGATTGATAGATAAAGTAAATGAGTTAAAGTTGGATGATAATGAAGCACTCATAGAAAAGCTCAAACATG GTCAATTTACGTTAAGGGATATGTATGAACAATTCCAAAACATCATGAAAATGGGACCATTCAGTCAGATCTTG ggTATGATCCCTGGTTTTGGAACTGACTTCATGAGTAAAGGCAATGAACAGGAATCAATGGCAAGACTAAAGAAACTGATGACTATAATGGACAGTATGAATGACCAAG AACTTGACAGTACAGATGGTGCCAAAGTTTTCAGTAAGCAGCCTGGAAGAATCCAAAGAGTAGCAAGAGGTTCAGGTGTTTCTACCAGAGATGTTCAGGAGCTTTTGACCCAATACACTAAGTTTGCACAGATGGTGAAAAAGATGGGAGGCATCAAAGGGCTtttcaaag gtGGCGATATGTCAAAGAATGTAAACCCATCTCAGCTGGCCAAACTGAACCAACAGATGGCAAAGATGATGGATCCGAGAGTTCTTCATCATATGG GTGGCATGGCAGGATTGCAGTCCATGATGAGACAATTTCAACAAGGTGCTGCTGGGAATATGAAAGGCATGATGGGATTCAATAATATGTAA